The DNA region CCTGGCCCTGCTGATGGCAGCCGCCGCCTCGGCGCTCATGGGCGTGCTGGTCGGCGCTCCCACGCTCCGGCTCCGCGGCGACTACCTGGCCATCGCCACCCTGGGCTTCGGCGAGATCCTCCGCTCCGTCCTCTACAACGTCGACTACGTGGGCGGTGCGACCGGCCTCTTCGGCATCCCCCGCCTGACGAGCTGGGCCTGGCTCTTCGTGCTGACCGTGCTCACGGTGCTGGCGGTGAAGAACCTGGTCAACTCGACCCGGGGGCTGGCGCTGAAGGCGGTCCGGGACGACGAGATCGCCGCGGAGGACGTGGGCGTCGACACCACGCAGACCAAGGTGCTCGCCTTCGTCCTCGGCGCGGTCTTCGCCGGCGTCGGCGGCGCCCTGTACGCCCACTACTTCTTCGTCATCCAGCCGACCACGTTCAGCTTTCTGAAGAGCTTCGAGATCCTGGTCTACGTCGTCCTGGGCGGCCTCGGCTCCATCACCGGGAGCATCGTCAGCGCCACGCTCCTGACCCTGCTCAGTGCGGCGCTCCAGCAGCTGGCCGCTCTGCGCATGGTGCTCTACGGGCTGGCGCTGGTCCTGGTGATGATCTTCCGCCCGGGCGGTCTCTTCGGCACCCGTGAGGTCAGCTTCGAGTCGATGGGCCAGCTGTGGCGGCGGCTGACCGGTCGACAGCCGCCCGCGCCCGGTCCGGCCCCCCTCTCCCCCCTCGCGCCAGGAAGCCCGGACGCACCCGACCTCCCGGAGGTGACCGGCGGTGGCACTGCTCAAGACCGTTGACCTGGGCATCGCCTTCGGTGGGTTGAGGGCGCTCTCCCACCTCAACCTGGAGGTGGAGGCCGGAGAGCTGGTCGGCCTGATCGGCCCCAACGGGGCGGGCAAGACCACGGTCTTCAACCTGCTGACCGGCGAGTACGCGCCCACGGAGGGCGAGATCCACTTCGACGGCCGCCGGTTGGGTCGTCTCAAGCCGCACCAGGTCAACCGCCTGGGGATCGCGCGCACCTTCCAGAACATCCGCCTCTTCCGCGGCCTGAGCGTGGTGGAGAACGTCAAGGCCGCACTCCACTCGCGCCTGGCGCCGACCTTCCTGGCCACGCTGCTGCGCTCGCCCGGCTTCTACCGGGACGAGGCGCGGGTGGAGGCGGAAGCCATGCGCCTGCTCGCCCTGGTCGATCTCCAGGCGGTCGCCCGGCAACCGGCCAGCAGCCTGCCCTACGGCCTCCAGCGCCGGCTGGAGATCGCCCGCGCCCTGGCGACCGGGCCGAAGCTGCTCCTGCTGGACGAGCCCGCGGCCGGCATGAACCCGCAGGAGAGCCGCGCGCTGATGGAGCTGATCCGCTCGATCCGCAGCGGCTTCGGCCTGACCATCCTGCTGATCGAGCACGACATGTCGGTGGTGATGTCCGTCTGCGACCGCATCCTGGTTCTCGACCACGGGGTGGAGATCGCCCGCGGAACCCCCGAGGAGATCCGGCGGAACCCGCGGGTGATCGAGGCCTATCTGGGCGAGGAGGTCCCGGCCGATGCTTCTTGAGCTGGAGGAGATTCAGGTCAACTACGGGCCCATCCGGGCGCTGCGCGGGATCTCCTTCACGGTGGAGGAAGGGGAGATCGTCACCTTGATCGGCGCCAACGGCGCCGGCAAGAGCACCACCCTGAACACCATCTCGGGTCTCCTCCACCCTCGCGCGGGGCGGATCCGCTACCTCGGCGCCGAGATCCAGCGCCTCTCGCCCCAGGAGGTGGTGGCGCGGGGCATCACCCAGGTGCCCGAGGGCCGGCGGGTCTTCGCGGAGATGAGCGTGGAGGAGAACCTTCTCCTGGGTGCCTACCAGCGCCGCGATGCCGCCGGGATCCGGGCCGACCTGGCCCAGGTCTACGAGCGCTTCCCGGTGCTGGCGGAACGGCGCCGGCAGAGCGCGGGGACGCTCTCGGGCGGCGAGCAGCAGATGCTGGCCATCGGGCGCGCGCTGATGGCCCGGCCCCGGCTCCTCCTCATGGACGAACCCTCCATGGGGCTGGCGCCCATCCTGGTCCAGCAGGTCTTCGAGATCATCCGGCAGATCAACACCCAGGGGACCACCATCCTCCTGGTGGAGCAGAACGCGCACATGGCGCTCAAGGTGGCGCACCGGGGGTACGTCCTGGAGACCGGGCGGATCACCCTCGCAGGTCCGGCCGCGGAGCTCTCGGCCAGCGAGGAGGTGCGCAGCGCCTACCTCGGCGCGGGGTAGGCGCGGGGGAGGCGGGCGGCGAGGGCGGCCGGTCACCTAGTGGCCCAGCTTCTCCTCCACCGAGCGGACCTTGCCCTCCATGCTGGAGGGGCGGTCGCGCCGGTCATCCACCTTCATGACGATGTCGACACGGCGCGCGCCCTCCGCGAAGACCGCCTCCTCCATCTGCCGGACGAGGCGGAGGATCCGGTCCAGGTCGCCCTCGAGCGTGGTGAACATGGGGTCGAGACGGTAGCGGACCTCCGGGGGCGCTTCCTTCTCCAGAACCCTCTCGGCCGCGGCGACGAACCGGCTGACGCTGGTCTCGCCCGTGCCGAGCGGCGCGATGCTGACCGCGACAATCGCCATCCTCCCGCCTCCCCTCCGCCTCCCTCGCCGCGCCTCGCCTCCCCTCCCATTCTGCCACCGCGGGCCGCGCCGGTCCGGACGCCCGCGGCCCCCCGGACCTGCCGCCATCGCTCCCGCCCCCTCCGCCCCGCCCGTGGAAGGAAGCCATCCCCGCTCCGGCGAAAAGGCTGTTCAGCAACTTGTCACAGTGCTTTCTCTCCCATCCTTCGCCCATCCCCCGAACCCGCGCACGGACCGGCGATCGCACGCGCATCGCATCCCAAAGGGGGTGTCAGCTTGGAGGTCACCGTCCGTCTCACCGTCAACGGTCAGCCCGCCCAGGGGAGCGCGGAGCCCAGGACGCTCCTGGTCCACTTTCTCCGGGACACGCTGGGGCTGACCGGAACCCACGTCGGCTGCGACACCAGCCAATGCGGCGCCTGCACCGTCCTGCTGGACGGCCACGCGGTCAAGTCCTGCACGACGCTGGCGGTCCAGGCCGACGGCCACGAGGTGACGACCGTCGAGGGTCTGGCCGACCTGGTCCCGCCCGAGGCCCGGATCGAGGGGCTCCACCCGCTGCAGGCGGCCTTCTGGGAGAGGCACGGGCTGCAGTGCGGCTTCTGCACGCCCGGCATGCTGATGACCGCCGCCGACCTTCTGGCGTCCAAGCCCGACCCGTCCGAGGCGGAGATCCGCGAGGGACTGGAAGGGAACATCTGCCGCTGCACCGGCTACCAGAACAT from Bacillota bacterium includes:
- a CDS encoding branched-chain amino acid ABC transporter permease, whose product is MEPYLRKENLAVGALLVLGFLAGQALVPALNPYLQAQVFTVGINIILAVSLNLINGFTGQFSLGHAGFMAVGAYTAAVATTRLGLPFALALLMAAAASALMGVLVGAPTLRLRGDYLAIATLGFGEILRSVLYNVDYVGGATGLFGIPRLTSWAWLFVLTVLTVLAVKNLVNSTRGLALKAVRDDEIAAEDVGVDTTQTKVLAFVLGAVFAGVGGALYAHYFFVIQPTTFSFLKSFEILVYVVLGGLGSITGSIVSATLLTLLSAALQQLAALRMVLYGLALVLVMIFRPGGLFGTREVSFESMGQLWRRLTGRQPPAPGPAPLSPLAPGSPDAPDLPEVTGGGTAQDR
- a CDS encoding ABC transporter ATP-binding protein — translated: MALLKTVDLGIAFGGLRALSHLNLEVEAGELVGLIGPNGAGKTTVFNLLTGEYAPTEGEIHFDGRRLGRLKPHQVNRLGIARTFQNIRLFRGLSVVENVKAALHSRLAPTFLATLLRSPGFYRDEARVEAEAMRLLALVDLQAVARQPASSLPYGLQRRLEIARALATGPKLLLLDEPAAGMNPQESRALMELIRSIRSGFGLTILLIEHDMSVVMSVCDRILVLDHGVEIARGTPEEIRRNPRVIEAYLGEEVPADAS
- a CDS encoding ABC transporter ATP-binding protein; amino-acid sequence: MLLELEEIQVNYGPIRALRGISFTVEEGEIVTLIGANGAGKSTTLNTISGLLHPRAGRIRYLGAEIQRLSPQEVVARGITQVPEGRRVFAEMSVEENLLLGAYQRRDAAGIRADLAQVYERFPVLAERRRQSAGTLSGGEQQMLAIGRALMARPRLLLMDEPSMGLAPILVQQVFEIIRQINTQGTTILLVEQNAHMALKVAHRGYVLETGRITLAGPAAELSASEEVRSAYLGAG
- a CDS encoding MTH1187 family thiamine-binding protein; the protein is MAIVAVSIAPLGTGETSVSRFVAAAERVLEKEAPPEVRYRLDPMFTTLEGDLDRILRLVRQMEEAVFAEGARRVDIVMKVDDRRDRPSSMEGKVRSVEEKLGH
- a CDS encoding (2Fe-2S)-binding protein, with amino-acid sequence MEVTVRLTVNGQPAQGSAEPRTLLVHFLRDTLGLTGTHVGCDTSQCGACTVLLDGHAVKSCTTLAVQADGHEVTTVEGLADLVPPEARIEGLHPLQAAFWERHGLQCGFCTPGMLMTAADLLASKPDPSEAEIREGLEGNICRCTGYQNIVAAVRLAAEHLRSAGVSPVGASGGTTLGDAARGGAR